In the genome of Staphylococcus durrellii, one region contains:
- the dtd gene encoding D-aminoacyl-tRNA deacylase, giving the protein MKIVLQRVKEATVTNDSIKYSIGQGYCLLVGLGQNSTEADIDVLAKKIVNARLFGDDNGKMNLSLLDIKGQILSISQFTLFADVRKGNRPGFTKSMPPEQAEQYFDKFNETLRSYGVEVFTGEFGTDMLVDIANDGPVTIIYESQDGKVI; this is encoded by the coding sequence ATGAAAATAGTTTTACAAAGAGTGAAAGAAGCAACGGTGACCAACGATTCGATAAAATACTCGATTGGACAAGGTTATTGTTTGTTAGTTGGATTAGGTCAAAATTCAACTGAAGCGGATATAGACGTGCTTGCTAAAAAAATTGTCAATGCCCGTCTTTTTGGAGATGACAACGGTAAAATGAATTTAAGTTTATTAGATATAAAAGGTCAAATATTATCTATATCACAATTTACTTTATTTGCTGATGTGCGTAAGGGTAATAGGCCGGGCTTTACAAAGTCAATGCCACCGGAACAAGCCGAACAATATTTCGACAAATTCAATGAAACTTTACGCTCATATGGCGTAGAAGTATTTACTGGTGAATTTGGTACAGATATGTTGGTTGATATTGCTAATGATGGACCTGTCACGATAATTTACGAAAGTCAGGATGGCAAAGTTATATGA
- a CDS encoding N-acetylmuramoyl-L-alanine amidase has product MKRLNTWLTKHHLKNIPTLIVAVVFIIFVVILIAFLNHNDEDSSTIYITEDAKLLTGPNATYPQIKAVYKGQNFHKVRKTGKWIEVESKNGKEKGWIAGWHTNLNIKPDKTADAKPLKDKTIVLDPGHGGSDQGASSRTNKKSLEKVYTLKTAEELKVLLEKEGAKVKMTRTSDEYVSLDDRNIKGDAFISIHNDSLKSSKANGGTVYWFKDSQKSLAETINNSIQKKALLSNRGARQENYQVLRQTNVPAILLELGYISNPTDEVMLTDKLHRHIVEHAIIDGLRAYFSK; this is encoded by the coding sequence ATGAAGAGGCTCAATACTTGGTTAACTAAACATCATTTAAAAAATATTCCCACACTTATTGTCGCAGTTGTTTTTATTATCTTTGTCGTGATTTTAATTGCTTTCTTAAATCATAATGATGAAGATAGTAGCACGATATATATTACTGAAGATGCAAAATTACTTACAGGACCCAATGCTACTTACCCACAAATAAAAGCTGTATATAAAGGACAAAATTTCCATAAAGTTAGAAAAACCGGTAAATGGATTGAAGTAGAATCTAAAAACGGTAAAGAAAAAGGTTGGATCGCTGGCTGGCATACAAATTTAAATATAAAGCCAGATAAGACGGCTGATGCTAAGCCACTAAAAGATAAAACAATTGTACTTGACCCTGGTCACGGAGGAAGTGACCAGGGAGCTTCAAGTAGAACAAACAAAAAAAGTTTAGAGAAAGTATACACTTTAAAGACCGCTGAAGAACTTAAAGTACTCTTAGAAAAAGAAGGGGCTAAGGTCAAAATGACGAGAACTAGCGATGAATATGTTTCGTTAGATGATCGTAATATTAAAGGTGATGCTTTTATTAGTATACATAATGATTCATTGAAATCTTCTAAAGCAAATGGTGGCACAGTATATTGGTTTAAAGATAGCCAAAAATCTTTAGCTGAAACTATAAATAATAGCATTCAAAAGAAAGCATTATTATCTAACAGAGGTGCGAGACAAGAAAATTATCAAGTATTGAGACAAACAAATGTACCAGCAATTTTATTAGAATTAGGTTATATTAGTAATCCTACTGATGAAGTAATGTTAACCGATAAATTACATCGTCATATTGTAGAACATGCAATTATAGATGGTTTACGTGCATATTTTTCAAAATAA
- the hisS gene encoding histidine--tRNA ligase, with protein MINIPRGTQDILPTESIKWRYIERRLEELMTLYNYGELRTPIFESTELFARGVGDSTDVVQKEMYTFKDKGDRSITLRPEGTAAVVRSYIENKMQGYANQPIKLYYLGPMFRYERKQKGRYRQFTQFGVEAIGAENPSIDAEILAMAVHIYESFGLQHLKLVINSVGDIESRQEYNEALVKHFEPIIGDFCSDCQARLHTNPMRILDCKVDKDKEAVKNAPRITEYLNDTSIKYFNEVKLHLDRLGIRYEEDPNLVRGLDYYTHTAFELMIDNPNYDGAITTLCGGGRYNGLLELLDGPNQTGIGFALSIERLLLALEEENIELDVANDFDLFIVTMGKEADDYAVKMLNDLRKQGIKADKDYMERKIKGQMKQADRLNADYTIVIGDQELENNEVAIKDMNTGESESIQLDSVGAYFKK; from the coding sequence ATGATAAATATTCCAAGAGGAACTCAAGATATATTACCAACAGAATCTATAAAATGGCGCTATATAGAAAGACGTTTAGAAGAGTTAATGACTTTATATAATTATGGAGAGCTACGCACACCAATATTTGAAAGTACTGAATTATTCGCTCGAGGCGTAGGTGATTCTACTGACGTTGTACAAAAAGAAATGTATACATTTAAAGACAAAGGTGATCGTAGCATTACCCTCCGCCCAGAAGGTACAGCTGCAGTAGTAAGATCATATATTGAAAATAAAATGCAAGGATATGCTAACCAACCAATTAAACTTTATTATTTAGGACCTATGTTCCGTTATGAACGTAAACAAAAAGGTCGTTATCGCCAATTTACACAGTTTGGCGTTGAAGCTATTGGTGCTGAAAATCCGAGCATTGATGCCGAAATTTTAGCAATGGCAGTGCACATTTATGAGTCATTTGGTTTACAACATTTAAAACTCGTTATTAACAGTGTCGGTGATATTGAATCACGCCAAGAATATAACGAGGCGTTAGTCAAACACTTTGAACCGATTATTGGTGATTTTTGTAGTGACTGTCAGGCTAGATTACACACAAATCCAATGAGAATACTAGATTGTAAAGTGGATAAAGATAAAGAAGCAGTTAAAAATGCGCCACGCATTACTGAATACTTAAATGACACCTCTATTAAATATTTTAACGAGGTAAAACTACACCTTGATCGTCTTGGCATACGCTATGAAGAAGATCCGAACTTAGTTAGAGGATTAGATTATTATACACATACGGCTTTCGAGTTAATGATTGATAACCCTAACTATGATGGTGCAATCACGACACTTTGCGGCGGTGGACGCTACAATGGTTTATTAGAACTGTTAGATGGTCCAAATCAAACTGGTATTGGATTTGCCTTAAGTATTGAAAGGTTATTACTAGCTCTTGAAGAGGAAAATATCGAATTAGACGTTGCTAATGACTTTGATTTATTTATTGTTACGATGGGTAAAGAGGCCGATGACTATGCTGTGAAAATGTTAAATGATTTACGTAAACAAGGTATAAAAGCTGACAAAGATTATATGGAGCGTAAAATTAAAGGCCAAATGAAACAAGCAGATAGATTGAACGCAGATTATACTATCGTAATAGGCGACCAAGAATTAGAAAATAACGAAGTAGCCATTAAAGACATGAACACGGGCGAAAGTGAATCTATCCAATTAGATAGTGTCGGCGCATATTTTAAAAAATAA
- the aspS gene encoding aspartate--tRNA ligase: protein MSKRTTYCGLVTESLLDQEVTLKGWVHNRRDLGGLIFIDLRDREGYVQIVFNPSFSKEALQIAESVRSEYVVEVTGIVKKRDSETVNPKIATGQVEVQVSEITVINKAETPPFSLNEENQNVDENIRLKYRYLDLRRQELAQTFKMRHQTTKSVRNYLDSAGFYDIETPVLTKSTPEGARDYLVPSRVHDGEFYALPQSPQIFKQLLMISGFDKYYQIVKCFRDEDLRADRQPEFTQIDIEMSFVDQEDVIEMGEEMLKNVVKDVKDIDLDGQFPRMTYDEAMTRFGSDKPDTRFDMELIDVSELGKVMDFKVFNSAVESGGQVKAIVAKGAADQYTRKDIDGLTEFVNIYGAKGLAWVKVVEDGVSGPIGRFFEDNHVTTLQNLTGAEAGDLVLFVADSQSVVAQSLGALRVKLAKELGLIDESKLNFLWVTDWPLLEYDEDAKRYVAAHHPFTAPKDEHIERLSSEPEKVQAKAYDIVLNGYELGGGSIRIHEGGLQAKMFEALGFTEEQTREQFGFLLDAFKYGAPPHGGIALGLDRLVMLLTNRTNLRDTIAFPKTASATCLLTDAPSEVSENQLEELSLRIRH, encoded by the coding sequence ATGAGTAAACGAACAACTTACTGTGGACTAGTTACAGAATCATTATTAGATCAAGAAGTTACATTAAAAGGTTGGGTGCATAATCGTAGAGACTTAGGTGGATTAATTTTTATTGACTTAAGAGACCGCGAAGGTTATGTACAAATTGTCTTTAATCCCTCTTTCTCTAAGGAAGCGTTACAAATAGCTGAATCAGTTCGTTCAGAATACGTTGTAGAAGTTACAGGGATTGTTAAGAAAAGAGATTCAGAAACAGTAAACCCAAAAATTGCTACTGGACAAGTTGAAGTACAGGTTTCTGAAATTACAGTGATTAATAAAGCAGAAACGCCACCATTTTCATTAAACGAAGAAAATCAAAATGTTGATGAAAATATACGTTTAAAATATAGATATTTAGACTTGAGAAGACAAGAGTTAGCTCAAACATTTAAAATGCGTCATCAAACAACAAAATCTGTACGTAACTACCTAGATAGCGCAGGTTTTTATGATATTGAAACACCAGTTTTAACTAAATCAACACCGGAAGGCGCGCGTGACTACTTAGTACCTTCACGTGTTCATGATGGGGAATTTTATGCATTACCACAATCGCCTCAAATTTTTAAACAATTATTAATGATTAGTGGCTTTGATAAATATTATCAAATCGTTAAATGCTTCAGAGACGAAGACTTACGAGCTGATAGACAACCTGAATTTACACAAATCGATATTGAAATGAGTTTTGTTGATCAAGAAGACGTGATTGAAATGGGCGAAGAAATGTTGAAGAATGTCGTAAAAGACGTTAAAGACATAGATTTAGATGGACAATTCCCACGTATGACATATGATGAAGCAATGACAAGATTCGGTTCGGATAAACCAGATACTCGTTTCGACATGGAATTAATCGATGTCTCTGAACTTGGAAAAGTTATGGATTTCAAGGTGTTTAATAGTGCAGTTGAGAGTGGTGGTCAAGTTAAAGCTATTGTTGCTAAAGGCGCTGCTGATCAGTATACACGTAAAGATATTGATGGTTTAACAGAATTTGTAAATATTTATGGAGCTAAAGGTTTAGCATGGGTCAAAGTCGTAGAAGATGGCGTTAGCGGACCAATCGGACGTTTCTTTGAAGATAATCATGTGACGACATTACAAAACTTAACTGGTGCTGAAGCAGGTGATTTAGTGTTATTCGTAGCAGATTCACAAAGCGTAGTGGCGCAAAGTTTAGGGGCATTACGTGTTAAATTAGCTAAAGAGTTAGGTTTAATTGATGAAAGTAAATTGAACTTCCTATGGGTAACTGATTGGCCATTATTAGAATATGATGAAGATGCTAAACGTTACGTTGCTGCACATCATCCATTCACTGCACCAAAAGATGAGCATATCGAAAGATTATCTTCAGAACCTGAAAAAGTACAAGCTAAAGCTTATGACATCGTGTTAAATGGCTATGAACTTGGCGGAGGTTCTATAAGAATTCATGAAGGTGGCTTACAAGCTAAAATGTTTGAAGCTCTTGGTTTTACAGAAGAACAAACACGTGAACAATTTGGATTCTTATTAGATGCATTTAAATATGGAGCTCCACCACACGGAGGTATTGCTCTTGGTTTAGATAGATTAGTCATGTTACTAACTAATAGAACAAATCTTAGAGATACGATTGCATTTCCTAAAACGGCATCTGCAACTTGTCTATTAACTGATGCGCCAAGTGAAGTATCTGAAAATCAACTTGAAGAATTATCACTACGTATTAGACATTAA
- a CDS encoding tRNA threonylcarbamoyladenosine dehydratase codes for MKHQFSRNELAYGQEGLDLLKEQTVVVLGIGGVGSFAAEALSRTNIGHIILIDKDDVDITNVNRQLHALTSTIGQSKVTLMEERIKLINPDCKVTSLHMFYTEDTYEALFEQYDIDYFIDASDTIMYKVHLMEQCLNRDIKVISSMGAANKTDPTRFTIEDISKTHTDRMARIIRQKLKKKGIKKGIPVVFSDESPIIIREDVKETVGDANAPTRKGQIPPSSNAFVPSVVGLICASYVINDILKDIPVTRIKDKG; via the coding sequence ATGAAGCATCAATTTTCAAGAAATGAATTGGCTTATGGTCAAGAGGGTTTGGATTTATTAAAAGAACAAACCGTTGTAGTACTAGGAATTGGTGGCGTTGGATCCTTTGCTGCTGAAGCATTATCACGTACTAACATAGGTCATATTATACTTATTGATAAAGATGATGTTGATATTACAAATGTAAATCGTCAATTACATGCTTTGACTTCAACTATAGGGCAAAGCAAAGTCACATTAATGGAAGAACGCATTAAATTAATTAATCCTGACTGTAAGGTGACATCATTACATATGTTCTACACAGAAGATACTTACGAAGCATTATTTGAGCAATACGATATTGATTATTTTATTGATGCTAGCGATACTATTATGTATAAAGTACACTTGATGGAACAATGTTTAAATAGAGATATTAAAGTTATTTCGAGCATGGGAGCGGCTAATAAAACTGATCCAACACGTTTTACTATAGAAGACATTTCTAAAACGCATACTGATCGCATGGCGAGAATAATTCGACAAAAGTTAAAGAAAAAGGGCATTAAGAAAGGTATACCGGTAGTTTTCTCTGATGAAAGTCCAATTATTATTAGAGAAGATGTTAAAGAAACAGTAGGTGATGCAAATGCCCCAACAAGAAAAGGACAAATACCTCCTTCGTCTAATGCATTTGTTCCTAGCGTCGTAGGTTTAATATGTGCCAGTTATGTAATAAATGATATATTAAAAGATATCCCAGTTACTAGAATTAAAGATAAAGGTTAA